The following are from one region of the Arcobacter defluvii genome:
- a CDS encoding methyl-accepting chemotaxis protein codes for MLKNLKMRAKIFLIVILGIVALTVVAIPTIIQLNSTIDRLDKAEELNKVDRRFNEMRRQEKNFIIRKDTQSLDAFQIAYDDGIKIISELSKRFNNPKNQKMLDDIKSSLVNYRDDFFVLVKEIETEQTQEYKMTDSEKTMVEKARTTSELMVVFRKDQNNQADEEITGLKTTIITVGIIALLLLITLGTLIVNSILNGLTRLKTGLLSFFAYLNRETNEVKLIHIDSKDEFGEMATVVNENIEKTKKGIEEDRKLIDETIAVLGEFEQGDLCQRLHITVNNPALMQLKDVLNKMANNLEKNIDNVLTILDEYSNYKYLNKIDKRGLKEHLLNLANGVNTLGDSITQMLKENKTNGLTLDESSDILLANVDKLNISSNEAAASLEETAAALEQITSNIRNNTQNIAKMASYSNSVTKSASDGEKLANQTTQSMDEINNQVNLINEAITVIDQIAFQTNILSLNAAVEAATAGEAGKGFAVVAQEVRNLASRSAEAAKEIKIIVENATKKANDGKEIASNMISGYKELNQNISQTINLIQDIEMSSKEQLSGIEQINDAVNQLDQQTQQNAAVASQTHDVAIITDEIAKLIVNDANAKEFEGKNEVKAKDIKINKKDNSNPIKSNSKQKDTQTKKDTKVVSNKTNNDEWESF; via the coding sequence ATGTTAAAAAACTTAAAAATGAGAGCAAAAATATTTTTAATAGTAATATTAGGAATTGTTGCATTAACTGTAGTTGCAATCCCAACAATAATACAGCTAAACTCAACTATTGACAGATTAGATAAAGCAGAAGAGTTGAATAAAGTTGACAGACGTTTTAATGAAATGAGAAGACAAGAAAAAAATTTCATTATCAGAAAAGATACACAAAGTTTAGATGCATTCCAAATAGCATATGATGATGGAATAAAAATAATCAGTGAGTTATCAAAAAGATTTAATAATCCAAAAAATCAAAAAATGTTGGATGATATAAAAAGTTCATTAGTTAACTATAGAGATGATTTTTTCGTTTTAGTTAAAGAAATTGAAACTGAACAAACTCAAGAATATAAAATGACTGATTCAGAAAAAACAATGGTAGAAAAAGCTAGAACAACAAGTGAGTTAATGGTCGTTTTTAGAAAAGATCAAAATAATCAAGCAGATGAAGAAATCACAGGATTAAAAACTACAATTATCACTGTTGGAATAATTGCTTTACTTTTACTTATCACTTTAGGAACACTTATAGTAAATTCAATTTTAAATGGATTAACTAGATTAAAAACAGGTCTTTTAAGTTTCTTTGCATATTTAAATAGAGAAACAAATGAAGTAAAATTAATTCATATTGATTCAAAAGATGAATTTGGTGAGATGGCAACAGTTGTAAATGAAAACATAGAGAAAACAAAAAAAGGTATCGAAGAAGATAGAAAATTAATAGATGAAACAATTGCTGTTTTAGGAGAATTTGAACAAGGTGATTTATGTCAAAGATTACATATAACTGTAAATAATCCAGCATTAATGCAATTAAAAGATGTATTAAATAAAATGGCAAATAATCTTGAAAAAAATATTGATAATGTCTTAACTATTTTAGATGAATATAGTAATTATAAATATTTAAATAAAATTGATAAAAGAGGATTAAAAGAACATCTTTTAAATCTTGCAAATGGTGTAAATACTTTAGGTGATTCAATAACGCAAATGCTAAAAGAGAATAAAACAAATGGATTGACGTTGGATGAAAGCTCGGATATATTATTGGCAAATGTAGATAAATTAAATATAAGCTCAAATGAAGCAGCAGCAAGTTTAGAAGAAACAGCAGCAGCCTTAGAACAAATAACTTCAAATATCAGAAATAATACACAAAATATAGCAAAAATGGCTAGTTACTCAAATAGTGTAACAAAGTCAGCAAGTGATGGTGAAAAACTTGCAAATCAAACAACTCAGTCAATGGATGAAATAAATAATCAAGTAAATCTAATCAATGAAGCAATAACTGTAATTGATCAAATAGCATTCCAAACAAATATACTTTCACTTAATGCAGCAGTAGAAGCAGCAACAGCAGGTGAAGCAGGAAAAGGATTTGCTGTAGTAGCACAAGAAGTAAGAAATCTAGCATCTCGTTCAGCAGAAGCTGCAAAAGAGATAAAAATCATAGTAGAAAATGCAACAAAAAAAGCGAATGATGGAAAAGAGATAGCATCAAATATGATAAGTGGATATAAAGAATTAAATCAAAATATATCACAAACAATAAACTTAATACAAGATATAGAGATGTCAAGTAAAGAACAATTAAGTGGAATAGAACAAATAAATGATGCAGTAAATCAATTAGACCAACAAACACAACAAAATGCAGCAGTAGCGAGTCAAACACATGATGTAGCAATAATAACAGATGAAATAGCAAAATTAATAGTAAATGATGCAAATGCAAAAGAGTTTGAAGGAAAGAATGAAGTAAAAGCAAAAGATATAAAAATAAATAAAAAAGATAATTCAAATCCAATAAAATCAAATTCAAAACAAAAAGATACACAAACAAAAAAAGATACAAAAGTAGTATCTAACAAAACAAACAACGACGAGTGGGAAAGCTTTTAG
- a CDS encoding DMT family transporter has protein sequence MKSEKFIDLKLFIFIFIALLFLSANSILARVAISTQNIDAFTFTFLRIFSGAILLLIIYFYKNKNLKLNFKKNWLSSFMLFLYAICFSYSFINMYAGIGTLILFAVVQLSMILIALFYKEKLTSNKIFGVLIAFSGLVYLLYPKEDFSISFFHAFLMIIAGISWGVYSVIGKKSTNATYNTTDNFLKASIFTIIFGVLFVDFFKVDLFTFFIAITSGMITSALGYLIWYEVLPKIEIFTASILQLLVPIIAIFLSLIILDEKVSFELIVSSFIILFGIFIALKKRKV, from the coding sequence ATGAAGAGTGAAAAATTTATAGATTTAAAACTCTTCATTTTTATTTTTATAGCGTTACTTTTTTTATCAGCAAACTCAATTTTAGCAAGAGTTGCAATTTCAACACAAAATATTGATGCTTTTACTTTTACTTTTTTACGTATATTTTCTGGTGCAATTTTACTTTTAATTATCTATTTTTATAAAAATAAAAATTTAAAACTAAATTTCAAAAAAAATTGGCTTAGTTCTTTTATGCTTTTTTTATATGCAATTTGTTTTTCATACTCTTTTATAAATATGTATGCAGGAATTGGAACACTTATACTTTTTGCAGTTGTACAATTAAGTATGATTTTAATTGCACTTTTTTATAAAGAGAAATTAACTTCAAATAAAATATTTGGTGTTTTGATAGCTTTTAGTGGATTAGTTTATTTACTCTATCCAAAAGAGGATTTTTCTATCTCTTTCTTTCATGCTTTTTTGATGATTATTGCAGGTATTTCTTGGGGAGTTTATAGTGTAATTGGCAAAAAATCTACAAATGCAACATATAATACAACAGATAATTTTCTTAAAGCTTCGATTTTTACAATTATTTTTGGAGTTTTATTTGTAGATTTTTTCAAAGTAGATTTATTTACTTTTTTTATAGCAATTACTTCTGGGATGATAACATCTGCTTTAGGTTATTTGATTTGGTATGAAGTTTTACCAAAAATAGAAATTTTTACTGCGAGTATATTACAACTTTTAGTTCCTATTATTGCTATATTTTTAAGTCTAATAATATTAGATGAAAAAGTTAGTTTTGAACTAATAGTTTCATCTTTTATAATACTTTTTGGAATTTTTATAGCTTTGAAAAAAAGAAAAGTTTAG
- a CDS encoding TolC family protein: protein MKKIKFITLSLAAFLAVNLNALNLDSAVDIALKKNYDIEGKNYDYVESLENVRANNSNYLPKLDASYGYTNTDKANVGFESDEATATIALSYNLFNGFKDIAVKESSVYLSESSLYSLKATKQDIVLNTKTAYINYLDKQNALETYESAYKLFQEQYEDSKNKYDQGIIARNDLLQVQVNMSSSKQNVVKAQGDLKVAKFELSNILGGMDLSNETIEKLDEAKLKLSNYDETMLENRSEIQALKMNLNSIKELEKSAKAGFYPKVDASISHNEYYDGFSNDRIKNQEENQNIAKVTATWNLYNGGYDDSQTVIYKTKYLSSTSLLNKTKLDIKLQYENAKSNLQVSLDNLETAKLALLQAQENYEIVKNRFDEGISTSTDLTDANYLLTQSKQGYNRAYFDKYLAIATLDRIFEKDIN from the coding sequence ATGAAAAAAATAAAATTTATAACACTATCATTAGCAGCTTTTTTAGCTGTTAATTTAAATGCCTTAAATCTTGATAGTGCAGTTGATATTGCTTTAAAAAAGAACTATGATATAGAAGGTAAAAACTATGATTATGTAGAAAGTTTAGAGAATGTAAGAGCTAATAATTCAAATTATCTACCAAAATTAGATGCTTCTTATGGTTATACAAATACAGATAAAGCGAATGTTGGGTTTGAATCAGATGAAGCAACAGCAACAATTGCTTTATCATATAATTTATTTAATGGATTTAAAGATATAGCAGTAAAAGAATCATCTGTTTATTTATCTGAATCATCTTTATATTCTTTAAAAGCAACAAAACAAGATATTGTTTTAAATACAAAAACAGCTTATATAAATTATTTAGATAAACAAAATGCTTTAGAAACTTATGAAAGTGCTTATAAATTATTTCAAGAACAATATGAGGATTCTAAAAATAAATATGACCAAGGAATTATCGCAAGAAATGATTTATTACAAGTTCAAGTAAATATGTCAAGTTCAAAACAAAATGTAGTAAAAGCTCAAGGTGATTTAAAAGTCGCAAAATTTGAGTTATCAAATATTTTAGGTGGAATGGATTTATCAAATGAAACCATTGAAAAGTTAGATGAAGCAAAACTAAAACTTTCAAATTATGATGAAACAATGTTAGAAAATAGAAGCGAAATTCAAGCTTTAAAAATGAATTTAAATTCTATTAAAGAGTTAGAAAAATCTGCAAAAGCTGGATTCTATCCAAAAGTAGATGCTTCAATTTCTCATAATGAATATTATGATGGTTTTTCAAATGATAGAATAAAAAATCAAGAAGAAAATCAAAATATAGCAAAAGTTACTGCTACTTGGAATTTATATAATGGTGGCTATGATGATTCTCAAACAGTTATTTATAAAACAAAATATTTAAGTTCAACATCACTTTTAAATAAAACAAAACTTGATATAAAACTACAATATGAAAATGCTAAATCAAATCTTCAAGTATCTTTAGATAATCTTGAAACAGCAAAATTAGCACTTTTACAAGCGCAAGAAAATTATGAAATTGTAAAAAATAGATTTGATGAAGGAATCTCTACAAGTACAGATTTGACGGATGCAAATTATTTATTAACTCAATCAAAACAAGGATATAATAGAGCTTATTTTGATAAGTATTTAGCAATTGCTACGCTTGATAGAATTTTTGAAAAAGATATAAATTAA
- a CDS encoding sensor domain-containing protein yields MVNIVLTNENTQKRNKLFSDAMQNSIDGIFITDEKNQIIEVNEAVEKIYGYSKEELLGKNPKILSSNIYDDNFYKNMWESINSKSKWSGEIINKRKDNSLINEWMSITALHDEENKAHNYMAIITDLTQLKDAQSKMEYMLYHDSLTNLYNKSYLEIELKRLEDKTLILLNINNFSYINSAYGFDIGDEILLCVSEILKNHFEIDSAYRINSDEFALVFNKNISIVDKISEIQNYFMKHLINVKKIKLNITFSYGAVYGKDMLLRKAATALKEAKENGKNRFEIFEQTNNIDYTKRESFINSTNLIKSALDNNQFVPFFQGIYDNNSDQITKYEALARIVLEDRIISPFEFLEPAKLSGLLPEITKVMIEKTLQIMTTNDYQISINITEDDLAEGYLNDYLKEKVAFYKINPNRIVLEILEGISSTGKKNHINQLNSLKNQGFKIAIDDFGAEYSNFERILDLDIDFIKIDAKYIKNIDTNKRSFEIVKAITFFTKNVNIPCIAEFVHNENVQKIIKDLGISYSQGYYFSIPNKEI; encoded by the coding sequence ATCGTAAATATTGTTCTAACAAATGAAAATACTCAAAAAAGAAATAAACTTTTTTCAGATGCAATGCAAAACTCAATAGATGGTATATTTATTACTGATGAAAAAAATCAAATCATAGAAGTAAATGAAGCTGTTGAAAAGATTTATGGTTATTCAAAAGAAGAACTTTTAGGTAAAAATCCGAAAATTTTATCTTCAAATATATATGATGACAATTTTTATAAAAATATGTGGGAAAGTATAAATAGTAAATCAAAATGGAGTGGTGAAATAATAAATAAAAGAAAAGACAACTCTTTAATCAATGAATGGATGAGTATTACTGCTTTACATGATGAAGAAAACAAAGCTCACAATTACATGGCAATTATTACAGATTTAACTCAACTAAAAGATGCTCAAAGTAAAATGGAATATATGTTATATCATGATTCACTTACAAATCTTTACAATAAAAGTTATTTGGAAATAGAGTTAAAACGTCTTGAAGATAAAACATTGATACTTTTAAATATAAATAACTTTAGTTATATAAACTCTGCTTACGGTTTTGATATTGGAGATGAGATATTACTTTGTGTTTCTGAAATTTTAAAAAACCATTTTGAGATTGATTCAGCATATAGAATAAACTCTGATGAATTTGCATTAGTCTTTAATAAAAATATATCAATAGTTGATAAAATATCAGAAATTCAAAACTATTTTATGAAACATTTAATTAATGTAAAAAAAATTAAATTAAACATCACCTTCTCTTATGGTGCAGTTTATGGAAAAGATATGCTTCTTAGAAAAGCAGCAACAGCTTTAAAAGAGGCAAAAGAAAATGGAAAGAATAGATTTGAAATTTTTGAGCAAACAAATAATATAGATTATACAAAAAGAGAATCATTTATAAATTCAACAAATCTTATAAAAAGTGCTTTAGATAACAATCAATTTGTTCCTTTTTTCCAAGGTATTTATGATAATAATAGTGATCAAATTACAAAATATGAAGCACTTGCAAGGATTGTTTTAGAAGATAGAATAATTTCTCCTTTTGAATTTTTAGAACCAGCTAAATTATCAGGATTATTACCTGAAATCACGAAAGTTATGATTGAAAAAACACTTCAAATAATGACAACAAATGATTATCAAATCTCAATAAATATAACAGAAGATGATTTAGCTGAGGGATATTTAAATGACTATTTAAAAGAAAAAGTAGCTTTTTATAAAATAAATCCAAATAGAATTGTACTTGAAATTTTAGAAGGCATTAGTTCAACTGGTAAAAAAAATCATATTAATCAACTTAATTCATTAAAAAATCAAGGTTTTAAAATTGCTATTGATGATTTTGGAGCTGAATATTCGAATTTCGAAAGAATATTAGATTTAGATATTGATTTTATAAAAATTGATGCTAAATATATAAAAAATATTGATACAAACAAAAGAAGTTTTGAAATAGTAAAAGCTATCACATTTTTTACTAAAAATGTAAACATTCCTTGTATTGCAGAATTTGTTCACAACGAAAATGTACAAAAAATTATCAAAGATTTAGGTATTAGCTACTCACAAGGTTACTACTTTTCTATTCCAAATAAAGAGATTTAA